The Anopheles marshallii chromosome X, idAnoMarsDA_429_01, whole genome shotgun sequence genome includes a window with the following:
- the LOC128714489 gene encoding kinesin heavy chain-like produces the protein MSGVREIPAEDSIKVVCRFRPLNDSEELAGSKFVVKFPSGPEENCLSIGGKVYLFDKVFKPNATQEKVYNEAAKSIVSDVLAGYNGTIFAYGQTSSGKTHTMEGVIGDPAKQGIIPRIVNDIFNHIYTMEMNIEFHIKVSYYEIYMDKIRDLLDVSKVNLSVHEDKNRVPYVKGASERFVSSPEEVFEVIEEGKSNRHIAVTNMNEHSSRSHSVFLINVKQENMENEKKLSGKLYLVDLAGSEKVSKTGAEGTVLDEAKNINKSLSALGNVISALADGNKTHIPYRDSKLTRILQESLGGNARTTIVICCSPASFNESETKSTLDFGRRAKTVKNVVCVNEELTAEEWKRRYEREKDKNTKLKGKIEKLEAELARWRAGETVNVEEQLDLQQDAMEASTPNVEVLLGQPADLPVPATPGGGGLPLSAERDTLEVERERLYQQLDEKDEEINQQSQYVEKLKEQIIDQEELIANTRRDYENLQSEMTRIQQENENAKEEVKEVLQALEELAVNYDQKSQEIELKNKEVDTVNEELQQKQATLNTVQSELQQLKDMSSHQKKRINEMLTNLLRDLSEVGQALAADQNEMKMNVEASAGKVEEEFTVARLYISKMKSEAKNLSARCANLESLQQETCRKVGDYEKELSECRLLISQHKARMNSLQESMREAENKKRTLEENIDALREECAKLKAAEQVSAVNAEEKQRADQLKVAFESQMDQLRDVHTKQVSALRDEISEKQELINELKDTNQKLTLAHQQMTADYEKLKQEEQEKSSKLQTLMSVSPSLHSLLLTSPQHTFHHHHQSNLDSNKLLEQQQQQQQQQYHEKQPDWFALEAETLPSKQSLSPTGSHSGLASPVSSSLGQLGGPTQTASLVRLLQAVLSEDEQQQQCRTSVSNNAAVSSTSPTHPGGQRLSKRDKNRANEENAKLTPSSTPERHQQQPTRKRTAKSRRMLNFRAKRDDEREMPGLAAAVSNPPSRQQHAQSQPRCRSADSSPAPCAGMELESVCGWPGRLISSLLPKGMPTLQLHLLISLTMVLLTHRCPQFMLVL, from the exons ATGTCGGGCGTACGGGAAATACCGGCGGAGGACAGCATCAAGGTGGTGTGCCGTTTTCGGCCACTGAACGACAGCGAGGAGCTCGCCGGCTCAAAGTTCGTCGTGAAGTTCCCATCCGGACCGGAGGAAAACTGTCTCTCGATCGGG GGCAAGGTGTACCTGTTCGACAAAGTGTTCAAACCGAACGCGACACAGGAGAAGGTGTACAATGAGGCGGCAAAGTCGATCGTTTCGGACGTGCTGGCCGGCTACAACGGCACAATCTTCGCGTACGGTCAGACGTCATCCGGTAAGACGCACACGATGGAGGGCGTGATCGGTGACCCGGCCAAACAGGGCATCATACCGCGCATCGTGAACGACATCTTCAACCACATCTACACGATGGAGATGAACATCGAGTTCCACATCAAGGTGTCGTACTATGAGATCTACATGGACAAGATCCGCGATCTGCTGGACGTGTCGAAGGTGAACCTGAGCGTGCACGAGGACAAGAACCGGGTGCCGTACGTGAAGGGTGCATCGGAACGGTTCGTCTCCAGCCCGGAGGAGGTGTTCGAGGTGATCGAGGAGGGCAAATCTAATCGCCACATCGCGGTAACCAACATGAACGAACACTCGTCCCGGTCGCACTCGGTGTTTCTCATCAACGTCAAGCAGGAAAACATGGAGAACGAGAAGAAGCTGTCCGGTAAGCTGTATCTGGTCGATTTGGCCGGTTCGGAAAAGGTGTCGAAAACGGGCGCCGAGGGTACGGTGCTGGACGAGgcgaaaaacatcaacaaatcgCTGTCGGCGCTCGGCAACGTTATCTCCGCACTGGCAGACGGCAACAAAACTCACATCCCGTATCGTGACTCCAAGCTGACACGTATCCTGCAGGAATCGCTCGGTGGCAATGCGCGCACCACCATCGTCATCTGCTGTTCGCCCGCCAGTTTCAACGAGTCGGAAACGAAGTCAACGCTTGATTTTGGACGCAG AGCAAAGACGGTAAAGAACGTGGTATGCGTGAACGAGGAGTTGACGGCGGAAGAATGGAAGCGACGGTACGAGCGGGAGAAGGACAAGAACACGAAGCTGAAGGGAAAGATCGAGAAGCTCGAAGCGGAACTGGCCCGGTGGCGGGCGGGTGAAACGGTTAACGTGGAGGAGCAGCTCGATCTGCAGCAGGACGCTATGGAGGCGAGTACACCGAACGTGGAGGTGCTGCTGGGACAACCGGCCGATCTACCCGTGCCGGCGACACCGGGCGGTGGCGGTCTACCGTTATCGGCCGAGCGCGATACGCTCGAGGTCGAACGGGAGCGTCTGTACCAGCAGCTGGATGAGAAGGATGAGGAAATCAACCAGCAGTCGCAGTACGTAGAGAAGCTGAAGGAGCAAATAATCGACCAGGAAGAGTTGATCGCTAACACGCGCCGCGACTACGAGAACCTGCAGTCGGAGATGACCCGCATTCAGCAGGAGAACGAGAATGCCAAGGAGGAGGTGAAGGAGGTGCTGCAGGCGCTCGAGGAGCTCGCCGTCAACTACGACCAGAAGTCGCAGGAGATCGAGCTGAAGAACAAGGAAGTCGACACAGTGAACGAAGAATTGCAGCAGAAGCAGGCAACACTCAACACCGTCCAGTCGGAGCTGCAACAGCTGAAGGACATGTCGTCACACCAGAAGAAGCGCATCAACGAGATGCTGACCAATCTATTGCGCGATCTGTCCGAGGTCGGGCAGGCGCTCGCCGCTGACCAGAATGAGATGAAGATGAACGTGGAAGCGTCCGCCGGCAAGGTGGAGGAAGAGTTCACCGTCGCCCGGCTCTACATCAGCAAGATGAAGTCGGAGGCGAAGAACCTGTCGGCACGGTGCGCCAATCTCGAATCGTTGCAGCAGGAAACCTGCCGGAAGGTGGGCGATTACGAGAAGGAGCTGAGCGAATGTCGGTTGCTGATCTCGCAGCACAAAGCGCGCATGAACTCGCTCCAGGAGTCGATGCGTGAGGCGGAGAACAAGAAGCGCACGCTGGAGGAAAACATCGATGCGTTGCGCGAGGAGTGTGCAAAGCTGAAGGCGGCGGAACAGGTGTCGGCAGTGAACGCGGAGGAGAAGCAACGTGCCGACCAGCTGAAGGTGGCGTTCGAAAGCCAGATGGACCAGTTGCGCGATGTGCACACCAAGCAGGTGTCGGCACTGCGCGACGAAATTTCCGAGAAGCAGGAGCTAATCAACGAACTGAAGGA caCCAACCAGAAGCTGACACTTGCCCACCAGCAGATGACGGCCGACTACGAGAAGCTGAAGCAGGAAGAGCAGGAAAAGTCGTCCAAACTGCAGACACTTATGTCAGTATCACCTTCCCTACACTCGCTTCTACTAACATCGCCACAGCATACcttccaccaccatcatcaatcTAATCTTGATTCGAACAAGCTCCtagaacagcaacagcagcagcagcagcagcagtatcatGAAAAGCAACCCGATTGGTTTGCGCTGGAGGCGGAAACGCTTCCCTCTAAGCAATCCCTTTCACCCACCGGTTCTCACTCCGGTCTGGCGTCGCCCGTCTCGTCCAGTCTTGGGCAGTTGGGCGGCCCGACCCAGACCGCATCGCTAGTGCGCCTGCTGCAGGCAGTCCTCAGTGAGGatgagcagcaacagcagtgtAGGACATCGGTGTCCAACAATGCGGCAGTCTCTTCCACCTCACCCACGCATCCAGGCGGCCAACGTCTGTCGAAGCGGGACAAGAACCGTGCAAACGAAGAGAACGCCAAACTAACGCCATCATCCACGCCGGAACGgcaccaacagcaaccaacCCGTAAGCGCACCGCTAAATCGCGCCGGATGCTTAACTTCCGAGCGAAGCGTGACGACGAGCGGGAAATGCCCGGTCTGGCGGCGGCGGTATCAAACCCCCCTTCCCGGCAGCAGCACGCCCAGTCACAGCCCCGTTGCCGTTCGGCCGATTCCTCCCCCGCACCGTGCGCCGGCATGGAGCTGGAAAGTGTGTGCGGTTGGCCGGGCCGACTGATTAGCTCACTGCTGCCGAAGGGCATGCCGACGCTCCAGTTGCATCTGCTCATTTCGCTCACGATGGTGCTGCTAACGCACCGCTGTCCACAGTTTATGCTGGTGCTGTAA
- the LOC128707368 gene encoding paraplegin, whose translation MHHLERCRQLINNTILKQAVRRLEPAISIVHRTVTSQPNREAFLRAIQNAPCGRTFSPTQKQLRQLHAEQRALLRMLCDSTSIPAYVFSRHLHTTVGNRDKQQPQKQKPTDRDGDPNRGNKKDDEDGDKEKMMSVVTKTLIWMITIYLLVGFLSMVLPSRNRPESATRYVSWHEFVHHMLAVGEVKEVVVHPDMEMVTIILHDGAIVKGRRVQSNIFHMAVADVNKFEEKLRSVEQRLGVTEGVSVQFERSGDVSGRILFTLFATGVIIALLSRIRGGRGPISMDSFTQMGRAKFTLVDPIEGGRGVWFRDVAGLQEAKQEVMEFVDYLKSPGRYQRLGAKVPKGALLLGPPGCGKTLLAKAVATEAHVPFLSMNGSEFIEMIGGLGAARVRDLFKEAKKRSPCIIYVDEIDAIGRQREGGSAGTGGMNSGESEQTLNQLLVEMDGMASKEGVLMLASTNRADILDKALLRPGRFDRHILIDLPNLAERKEIFEKHLSGIALEQPPATYSSRLATLTPGFSGADIANVCNEAALHAARTNQKMVRTANLEYAVERLVGGTEKRSHALSPTERRVIAFHESGHALVGWMLPNSDVLLKVTIVPRTSLALGFAQYTPKEQKLYTREQLFDKMCMALGGRAAENLTFNRITTGAQNDLEKVTKMAYAQIKYFGMNKSVGPIAFAEESDNDPYAEKPYSKSLGNLIDFEARKMITEAYERTEQILSDNSDKLNRLAEALLEKETLNYDQVVELIGPPRYDDAKRKIEPVDFEDSLKRLAQNGTEEK comes from the exons ATGCATCACTTGGAAAGATGTAGGCAGTTAATAAATAACACGATCCTGAAGCAAGCAGTACGTCGGTTAGAACCTGCCATCTCGATTGTACACCGTACCGTAACTAGTCAACCGAATCGTGAGGCATTTTTACGTGCAATACAGAATGCACCCTGTGGAAGAACATTTTCCCCAACCCAGAAACAATTACGCCAGTTGCACGCCGAACAACGAGCACTGCTGCGTATGCTGTGCGATTCGACCTCAATACCGGCGTATGTGTTTTCACGCCATTTGCACACAACGGTTGGCAATCGAGACAAACAACAGCCCCAGAAACAGAAACCAACGGATCGGGACGGTGACCCGAACCGGGGCAACAAAAAGGATGACGAAGATGGAGATAAGGAGAAGATGATGTCGGTGGTAACGAAAACGCTCATCTGGATGATTACGATCTATCTGCTGGTTGGCTTCCTGTCGATGGTGTTACCATCACGCAATCGGCCCGAATCGGCCACCCGTTACGTCAGCTGGCACGAGTTCGTCCATCATATGTTAGCGGTGGGCGAGGTGAAGGAGGTGGTGGTGCACCCGGACATGGAGATGGTGACGATCATACTGCATGATGGGGCGATCGTTAAAGGGCGCCGTGTACAGTCGAACATCTTCCACATGGCGGTGGCCGACGTGAACAAGTTCGAGGAGAAGCTGCGATCGGTCGAACAGCGGCTCGGCGTAACGGAGGGTGTTTCGGTGCAGTTTGAACGCAGCGGCGATGTGAGTGGGCGGATTTTGTTCACCCTGTTTGCGACCGGTGTGATTATTGCGCTGCTAAGTCGCATAAGGGGCGGCCGCGGTCCGATCTCGATGGACAGCTTCACGCAGATGGGGCGCGCCAAGTTTACGCTGGTCGATCCGATTGAAGGCGGACGGGGCGTATGGTTCCGAGACGTGGCCGGATTGCAGGAGGCGAAGCAAGAGGTGATGGAGTTTGTCGACTATCTGAAATCACCCGGGCGCTATCAAAGGTTGGGTGCGAAGGTGCCAAAGGGGGCCCTACTACTTGGACCACCCGGTTGTGGCAAGACGTTGCTAGCGAAAGCAGTTGCGACGGAGGCACACGTGCCCTTTCTCAGCATGAACGGATCCGAGTTTATCGAGATGATCGGTGGACTGGGCGCGGCACGTGTGAGAGATTTGTTCAAGGAGGCGAAGAAACGTTCACCCTGCATTATCTACGTGGACGAGATCGATGCAATCGGGCGGCAGCGTGAGGGAGGATCGGCTGGCACAGGTGGTATGAATTCGGGCGAGTCTGAACAAACCCTCAACCAGTTGCTAGTCGAAATGGATGGCATGGCAAGCAAGGAAGGTGTGCTGATGCTAGCCAGCACAAACCGGGCCGACATCCTCGACAAGGCACTGCTCCGTCCGGGTCGCTTCGATCGGCACATACTGATTGATCTGCCCAACCTAGCCGAACGAAAGGAGATCTTCGAGAAGCATCTGTCCGGAATTGCGCTGGAGCAACCGCCCGCAACCTACTCGAGCCGTTTGGCTACCCTTACGCCCGGGTTTTCCGGAGCAGATATCGCAAACGTCTGCAATGAGGCGGCACTGCACGCTGCCCGTACCAATCAGAAGATGGTACGGACGGCAAACCTGGAGTACGCCGTGGAACGGTTGGTCGGTGGTACGGAAAAACGGTCCCACGCGCTGTCACCAACCGAACGGCGGGTGATTGCTTTCCACGAGTCGGGCCACGCACTCGTCGGGTGGATGCTACCGAACTCGGACGTGCTGCTCAAGGTGACGATTGTTCCCCGGACCAGCTTGGCGCTCGGGTTCGCCCAGTACACCCCCAAGGAGCAGAAGCTGTACACACGCGAACAACTGTTCGACAAGATGTGCATGGCGCTTGGTGGCCGTGCTGCGGAAAATCTCACCTTCAACCGTATCACCACCGGTGCCCAAAACGACCTCGAAAAGGTTACCAAAATGGCGTACGCACAG ATTAAATACTTTGGCATGAACAAAAGCGTGGGCCCAATTGCGTTCGCCGAGGAGAGCGATAACGACCCGTATGCGGAAAAACCTTATTCGAAGAGCTTGGGCAATCTGATCGATTTTGAGGCTAGGAAGATGATTACCGAAGCGTACGAACGCACGGAACAGATTTTAAGTGACAACTCGGACAAGTTGAACCGGCTGGCAGAGGCACTGCTCGAGAAGGAAACGCTCAACTACGACCAAGTGGTAGAGTTAATTGGTCCGCCAAGATATGATGATGCGAAGCGTAAAATCGAACCAGTCGATTTCGAGGACAGTCTGAAACGGCTAGCCCAGAACGGAACAGAGGAGAAGTGA
- the LOC128711591 gene encoding uncharacterized protein LOC128711591 has protein sequence MPSVWLVWLIVQEYGYSLIASSKLYGSTNVPDEVHCRTGTNRTLPSSFPVDYQRLQPTKQQQYIDYKLHYGLRYNPSKPNVRNGTQEQHPLRERKKFLPPKTPYEPPLLSVFHIISFVNGPCVPRRQVSTVEGNVGHDNGTIWTGVCYHEQECNLLNGTPMDSCAGGFGVCCVFRFGCDGKTEQNVSYFHSPHYPLPATDALPCGFTLVLQRAVQQVLLEFLFFELQPPQLGNCVEDQLIVSVQNDQRVYPVLCGINTGQHMYLDIDRAYSHRLYLSAVFNSKQPRAFLVKITQLANRRAPASCLQFHEGVSGVLKSFNYDNNSVLVTNRKASYFNNLNYAICIRRQPMFCNAVLANIDTSNGNENTFQLVNIADDGSSIVPPNQAGVEVFSCPDDFIAINFVRLCGERLNDGSLVADASINKPVTYSSAGPIVIAVHTDRSTVGRGFKLTYTQLVCTNKIR, from the exons ATGCCATCTGTATGGCTCGTCTGGCTTATCGTTCAGGAGTATGGATATTCGCTGATTGCTTCCAGCAAACTTTACGGCTCAACGAACGTGCCGGATGAAGTACATTGCCGGACTGGTACCAATCGAACACTACCATCATCCTTTCCGGTCGACTATCAACGGTTGCAGCcgaccaaacagcagcagtacatcGATTACAAGCTGCACTACGGTTTGCGATATAACCCGAGCAAACCGAACGTTCGCAACGGTACGCAGGAGCAGCATCCTTTGCGCGAGCGTAAAAAGTTTCTTCCGCCCAAGACGCCATACGAACCGCCATTGTTGAGCGTGTTTCACATCATTTCGTTCGTGAATGGACCGTGCGTGCCGCGACGGCAAGTATCTACCGTGGAGGGAAACGTTGGACACGACAATGGGACCATTTGGACTGGTGTCTGCTATCACGAGCAGGAATGCAACCTGCTGAACGGCACACCGATGGACAGTTGCGCCGGAGGGTTTGGCGTGTGCTGCGTGT TTCGGTTCGGGTGCGATGGTAAAACAGAGCAGAATGTAAGCTATTTTCATAGCCCGCACTACCCACTGCCCGCCACCGATGCTTTACCGTGTGGCTTTACACTGGTGTTACAGCGCGCGGTTCAACAAGTGCTACTAGAGTTTCTGTTCTTTGAACTACAACCACCACAGCTGGGTAACTGTGTCGAGGATCAGCTTATCGTGTCGGTGCAGAACGATCAGCGTGTTTACCCAGTGCTGTGTGGCATCAACACTGGACAGCACA TGTATCTGGACATCGATCGAGCATACTCACACCGTCTGTATCTGAGCGCCGTCTTCAACTCCAAACAACCGCGAGCCTTTCTCGTGAAGATAACGCAG CTTGCAAATCGTCGAGCTCCAGCCAGCTGCCTGCAATTTCATGAGGGTGTGAGTGGAGTACTAAAATCGTTCAACTACGACAACAACTCGGTTCTGGTGACGAACCGCAAAGCAAGCTATTTC AACAATCTTAATTATGCCATCTGCATCCGAAGGCAACCAATGTTCTGCAATGCCGTGCTGGCCAATATCGACACATCGAACGGGAATGAGAACACTTTTCAGTTGGTTAACATAGCGGACG ATGGTAGCAGTATCGTCCCACCCAACCAGGCGGGCGTGGAAGTGTTTAGCTGTCCGGATGATTTCATCGCCATCAACTTTGTACGACTGTGTGGCGAGCGTTTGAACGACGGAAGTTTGGTTGCCGATGCCAGTATCAACAAGCCGGTTACGTACAGCAGCGCTGGTCCGATTGTAATAGCCGTGCATACCGACCGTTCCACCGTTGGTCGGGGGTTTAAGCTCACATACACGCAGCTCGTCTGCACAAATAAAATACGTTAG
- the LOC128708492 gene encoding uncharacterized protein LOC128708492: MAQQKFFSGLTEGMINRASGERPDRQKTHFYWPDEYAPEPEPSPTINGRPVNRRPSGTPIGSIPQPTIERRIDQHTVSEPPIARDRLPKHAESHIQFYDGVGSSFGELERTKAHERLRIEQFLRQQSEEVTGEAARAKRLSTLQSKIEFYDYCAPVNGAPRRNGGPSGRHSNGYGSSDHDRNGETAFEQDPGEDELDFDDRSSYRSSVCSSTHTTPTSGHRHYHQAGSELPEHKRNSQRHLRSSINFHNGCTIADDSEDPRKPVTVRDSATTRVGVGLPNL, encoded by the coding sequence ATCAATCGGGCGTCCGGTGAGCGGCCCGATCGGCAGAAGACTCACTTCTACTGGCCGGATGAGTacgcaccggaaccggaaccatCACCCACGATCAACGGTCGCCCAGTCAACCGTCGGCCGTCCGGTACACCGATCGGTTCCATCCCACAGCCAACCATAGAACGACGCATTGATCAACACACCGTCAGTGAACCGCCGATCGCACGCGACCGTCTGCCAAAGCACGCCGAATCGCACATCCAGTTTTACGACGGTGTAGGTTCGTCGTTCGGTGAGCTGGAGCGAACCAAGGCACACGAGCGGCTCCGGATCGAGCAGTTTCTCCGGCAACAGTCCGAAGAAGTAACGGGCGAAGCGGCCCGAGCAAAGCGACTCAGTACGCTCCAGTCAAAGATTGAGTTCTACGATTACTGTGCCCCCGTCAATGGTGCACCCCGACGAAATGGTGGCCCATCCGGTCGACACAGCAACGGGTATGGCAGCAGTGACCACGACCGTAATGGGGAAACTGCCTTCGAGCAGGATCCCGGTGAGGATGAGCTGGATTTCGATGATCGCAGCAGTTACCGCTCGAGCGTCTGCTCGTCAACACATACGACCCCGACGAGTGGCCACCGTCACTACCATCAGGCCGGATCGGAACTGCCCGAACACAAGCGCAACTCCCAACGGCATCTGCGCTCCAGCATCAACTTCCACAATGGGTGTACCATCGCGGACGACAGTGAGGACCCACGTAAACCGGTCACCGTGCGTGATTCGGCCACGACACGCGTTGGCGTCGGTTTGCCGAACCTGTAG